AGGGTCTTGCCGGGACTCTCGCGCTGGCCGTTCTTTCCTTGACTCTGCCACTTGCCAATGGCGTAGTTGAGGGTGCTGTACTGGATCCCGTTCACGTCCCGCTGGAGATCGTCCATGCCCAGGATGGGGGTGCCGCGCTTTGCATAGCCAGACATGGTAAGGGTGTGCGAGTGGTCGGCGGTGACCACGATTAGCGTCTCTTTGGGATCAGTCAGGCGGAGGGCCATCTCGATGGCCGCATCAAACTCGAGCATCTCGTCCAGGGCATACCCGACGCGCGTCTCATGGTGGCCGTGGTCGATGCGGCCGCCCTCGATGAACACAAAATAGCCGTCAGGATGCTCCGACAGGCGCTCAATGGCCACCGCTGTCATCTCGCTGAGCCTTGGCTGCTCCTTGTGTGCGGCCAGGTGATAGGCCATGTGGCTGTCGCTGAACAGCCCCAGCATGCTGCCATTGGAGCTGACGCAGCCGCGCAGCTCGCTGAGCGAGCGGGCAAGACAACTTTCCGGATGGGCCGACTGCCAATTCTGGACCAGATCCCGGCCATCGCGTCGCTCGAGACCGAACTTTCCGAATCCGCCGCCCAGGATCACCTTAAAGTGGCGGCCCGGCTCCTCGTCCACCAGCTGGCGGGCAATCTCCAGCTCGTCGCTGCGCCTGGGCACGTGAGCATATGCCGCCGCCGGGCTGGCATCGGTCACACGCGTCGTCGTCACCAGCCCCGTGGCCTTGCCCGAACGGTGGGCCCACATACTGAGGGAATCCACCTTCTCGCCGGTGGCGCTCTGGCCAACGATGCCGCTGCTAGTCTTCACCCCGCCCAAGTAGGCGGTGGCCGTGCAGGCCGAGTCCGGGGCCTGCTCGTTGGTGCAGTAGGTCTTGCACAGGCCGGAGTACGGGAACTCCTCGACAGCCAGCTTTGTCTCCTCGCCGCTGCGTCCCTGGCGCTGGCCCTTCAGGATGCGCGCCGCCGTCAGTGTGGTGATGGACAGGCCATCGCCCAGCATCATGATGATGTTCTTAGCCCTACGCCCGTCCGTGACCGTGTCCTGGGTGCGGTCCAGTCGAGCCGCCACCTGATCGCGCGCCTGCTTCAGCCAATAGCTGGCTGTCAGCTCCTCCACGGCTGATCCTCCCGTCGACCTTGGCGTTGGCTCCTCCCTCCCGTGCTTCAACAGCGGAGGGACATTAGCACAGAAGGCCATGGGCAGTCCCAGGAGCACCAGTAGCGACAGCAGCTGGCCCAACGTTTGAGGTGGCATCTTCTAATAATTTGACTCGTGTACTACACTGGGAATTCCGTTCTGACTGCCTGCCAAATATGCCAGTCAATCATTCAATTTAAAGGCAGCCCCAAACACGCAAAGCCTACCTGCTGATTGATGACTGCTGACCTCCTGGTATCCAGCGGAGTCATGGAATACGGCGGCTAATTAGCATTCACCCAGTTCCCACCCGCCGCCACGAGCTATCATCCACTCGATCACTTAAGTGCGCTTTCGTTTCTCTCTGCAGGAATTAGCCCGGAACTGAACAAATTTGTACCCGGGAGCACGGAGGATCTGCTGGACTGGTCCTTCATAGCACGCAGCCTTTATTCGGCCAGCTCGGCGAATCCCAAGCAGAAGATAGACTCGTCGATGCGCGAGGGACTCGAGGATGTGATCACCGAAGTGATGGAGAACATCAATAACTATTCACGGCAGCGCGGCAGGGTGATAGAGTTCCGGGAGCTGCTGTATGGCTACCATCGACTGGATGCCCTCCATGGGCAGGACCTCATACTGGACCTGCTGCTCATCTACAAGAAGTATCGGGGCAAGAAGATGACAGTTCCCGTCCGCAGACACCTCTACGTGCAGCGTGCCTTCACGGGCATCTTTGTGAAGGAGTTCGATGAGGACTTCTACAATGTCACCCTGCAGCAGAGTGagtccgcatccgcatccgccaAGCAAATCACTCTTACTTCCGCACCGTTCCTTTCAGGTCTGCTGGGCAGCATCCTACACAGTGGAATGGCGCGTTTGAGTAGCCACTTTACGATGGCCAGCGGCCTGCTACCTCAGGCAGAGGACAAGATTGTGTTGGTACTGCCGATCTCCGGACGACTGGGTACCTTTGAGCGCTTCCTGCGCATCTACGAGCACATATGCATCAAGGCGGAGCAGCACTGCGACCTGCTGGTCGTTATATTCGGAGCCCCAGAGGAGCTGGGCGATCACCTGCAGCTCTTGAGCGATCTGCGGGGCCGTCACGTCTACCAGCAGGTGAACTGGATCCAGCGCAGTGGATCCTTCTCCCGGGGTGTGGCCTTGGATGTGGCCGCCCGCTCCTCCTACATCCAGCCCGCGGACATCATCCTGTTCATCGATGTGGACATGGTCTTCGAGGTGGCCACGTTGCAGCGGGTGCGCATGCACACGCAGCGGGGGCGGCAGGTCTATCTGCCCATAGTGTTCAGCCAGTACGATCCGCAGCGTCGCTCGGATGGCGCCACAACCACAGCCGGAGGGGACTCTCCGCCGCCCATCGACGATGAGAACGGATACTTCCGGCAGTTCGGGTTCGGCATCTGCGCCATCTACAAGTCGGACATACTGGACGAGGACATCAATGGCTTCGACAAGGATATCACCGGCTGGGGCCTCGAGGATGTCAAGTTCCTAGAAAAGATTGTGCGCGTGGGCACACGCCAGCAAGGGTTCCTTTCAAACACCGCCGAGCTGCCCCTGGACTACAACGAGGCCGCCGAGCAGTGGCGTCGCCTCAGCGTATTCCGTGCCCCGGACCCCACCCTCGTCCACGTCTACCACGACATTAGCTGTGACATCCAGCTGGAGGCCGCCCAGTACAACATGTGTCTGGGCACAAAGGCCAACTCCCTCGGCAGCACCCGGCTGATGGAGCAGCTATTCTACAACAGCCGCGACAATTTCCGCTTCATAGAGGCCTTCAacaggcagaagcagcagcagcagcagcaggccagaTGATGGATGATGgacacccatccatccatattCCTGCTGCCATATATAGTATTATGTTCCGTTTTAATCTTAATCGCAATCAGTTTATGTTTCcccatctgtgtgtgtgtgaatgtcCCATCGTATCCTTGTAAGCGTTTGTCCtattgtgtgcgtgtgtgagccCCCATTGGCTACCAGTCCTTAGTCCCTAATGCAAGAGCAAGAGATAAATTCCTAGAAAGAGGGAAGGGTCTGTACAGCTGGAGGAGAGGACCAGAGGACGGGCATCcattgaaatatatgtatgtatgtttggtCCTGACTCCAGCCGTTGATTCCGATTGAATTTTGGAAGCAACGATTTGATATTAAGAATCTAGATTTATAAGAGAAATATCTACATAATTGAAGAACACACtataaattatttgaaaacATCTTTTCGACTTCGTTTTTATCTCGAGATACACTCAGACAAAGCACCATCGGATTCCATAACTGAATGAGCTCCACAGTCTATTGTATTTGGGGATGACTTGACTCTATATAACCCTTATATCGATACAGTTGGCCCCCTATTCGCCTATTCACAGAAGAAGAGAGACCACTGGTTTACTTCATTAAGAGCAGTCGACTCTAAGCCTCGACTTCAGTCTTATTCTTAAATGATAATTCAACAATTAATGAACAATTAGATACACTGatacatcaacaacaacatcaacacaTCAATGCATGGGTCGGTGGGGGGTAGTGGCAGTAGTTTAGTGGCTGGTCATTGGGCAAATGGCTAAAACTATGAATAATATGTACTATATCTATATGTAGGTGACGGGCTCTATGCCGAGCAGCGAGAGGGCCACATTGAGCACCTGACGCACCGCCATGATCAGGTAGACGCGAGCATAGAGGACTGGCATCAGCTGGTCTCGCATCTGAACGAGAATCTTCTTCTGGCGGTAGTAGCGGCTGAAGATTGCGGCCAGGCTACTGATGTAGCGCACCAACAGGTGCACGTCACACTGACCCTGCTGCAGCAGATTCAGCGTGGACTCGACCACCTCTGGgaagggcagtaggtagccgTAGATCAGTTTCCAGTCGAGCTGCAGGAAAACAACCCAAAAACAACGTTATGTTTTAGTTACGGTCTCCCGTTGGAGATTCAACTCAACTCACATCGTCCTCCAAGAGGCTGAGATCGATGTCGtccagcggcggcagtggctggTAGACACCTGCCTCCACCTGGGCATTGAAGGTGCGCAGCAGCGTCTCCAGGCGGGCCGAATTGTATAGAATGTACGAGGCCCCCTTGGAGCCGCCCGATCCATTGCGCACCACACTGGCCGCCGAGGCGTGGCGCACCTCAAACAGATCCACAATCACGGCAGCAGCGCCCAGGCGCTGAATAAGGCTATCGAAGTCGCCGTGCGAGCTACTCATGCGGACGCCATTGCGATGCATGGCCATAAGTATCATGTCCTTGGAGCGCAATCTGTCCATGGAATAGAAAGAGATAGAAAGTAATGCATGGCATGGAGGGGGTAAGCGAGTAAGACTCACGCAACGTAGCTGTCTCTGTTCATTGTGGTGGCTGTCTTTCCGACAGGCTCCAGTACGGGTCCACAGACCAGACAAACGTGGTCTGTCGGCTGGTTTGGGCAACGTTGAGCCTCTACGGTCACGCGGAGAGTGTCAGCAGACTGCTGATCTGGATCCACCAGGCGCCAGGCGGAGTAAGCCATTAGGCGGCGCGTAATCACGCGGAGCTGACTGAGACGATAGTGACTGAGCTTCTCGGTGCCATCGTCGAGAGTCGAGTTCGGGCTCTGACTAAGGCACAGGGTTGGGGCTTTGTCCGACTTCGAGATGTGACCATACCGATCCCCCTGCTGGAGCACTACGTTCAGAACGTAAGCAATAACCGGACGACGGTGAAAGCTGAACGCGCAGCGATCCTTGTAGAGGGGCGTGATCCCCTGCAGGGGAAACACCCAGTCTTTGGCCTTCTCAATTAGACCCTGCATTGCCGCCTCATTGGGCAGCACTAGGTCCATTTCCTTGTATGTGTCCTGGCGCATCTTGCGTCCCTGCTTGCGACAGTAGGCTTCCCAATACTTACTGATGTTAGCGATGCTGATGTCTCCACTGTCGGGAATGTCCTCGATGTGAAAGCGAATGAGCACGCCGCATCGCTGAAACAGTACCGGAGCAGAAGACTCCTCCTTATCCACAACAACCGTGAAGAAGTTCATCAGCTCCTGGGCTAGCTTGTTCATGGGATATTGATAGGATTCCATTGGAACGACAATCTAGCGAAATCtagaaaaattgaaatttaaatttaaataagtGCTTGACCTGCGACAAAACTATTTTTCGGAACTCTATCAGACTGTCAAGAAGAATACAATAACAAACCGCCGACTCTGTTGCGGGTTTCTGTTGTGGATTTTCATCGATTTTTGAAATTATCGATGGTTTATATAGCGGCCTATCGCAATGGGAGAATAgctaaaatgattaaaaatctAAGTAAATACACTGCGTTTAAATTTTCAGAGTCCGTTTTGTGTGCGGCCATCTTGAATCGCAGCCGCATTTCTAGAACAATTGTGTGAggaaataaaactaaaaaagaaTAGTCTCCACAAAAAGCGTTGAGACACGCACACGCATCACAGTTCAAAAATCACAAAGCGGCTTTTGTCAGGCTCAAGACAGCGACTCCTTTGAGCCTTTGCTGTAAGTGTGTGGTTGGAGCAGACTCTTTTGATTGAAATGTCGTTTAagattgctgttgctgatttGCAGGATCAACCTGGAGGATGTGAACTCGGACTTGGCCTTTTTTCTCAGCAAGAACGATGAGCCCGGCCACCGCTCCAATTACAACCATTACGTGTTGCCGCAGCCCATCTGGATTGTGGACAAGATTCGTTTTGTCTCCAGAGAATCCAGAGCAGCACAAGTAATCATGTGCCGACTATCACGGTCTTAATAAGCTGATCTGATCATCTTTGCCAtcgttttaataattttgttcTCATCGGCGATGCTGAAGCGGGCTAGACGCGTTGCTTATGCATGCTGCTGACCTTGTATTGATTCACCAGATCCAACAATGCATTATCCATGTCCTTAGCTATgtttataaatacataaataaaaatatataaaatgtcACGCACCGAAGTGCTTTGGCTGCTGCGATACCCACTTATCGATGTATCGCGTCTGCAGAAGACCATCGAGCAGCAGGTACATGCAAATCGCAAACGCTCATCGCTATATGagaaaaaaagcaacagcagaggtGTTTGGATTGGAATTGCGTTTTTGTgtaaaattgcatttggcaaTTAATTGTTGCTATAATAAGCTAATGGCGAACAATATGGAGTCGCGTGTCGTGGACCTGGACTTGGCCTGTCTGATCTGCCTGAACGAGGAGCCCGGCCACAGCTCCATTTATAGCCATGATTTGGAGCCTCCGCACACCCTGATTGCGGACAAAATTCGGTGTTGCACCAGCCTGAAACTGGAGAGTTTACAAATGCAGCGATGGCCGGACAAAATCTGTGAACAGTGCCACAGTGAACTGGGTGTCGCCTACCGCTTCTATGAGAAATGTGTTGTGATCGAGAAGCTATTCCTGACTGCGACAAACAGCTCGCACTCCGTCGATGCCGACGAGTTGGCCAGAAACCAGCAGCTGAAGCTGTATCTGGAACAGCACCACGTCAAGCTGCCCCCCAGTTTAAAAATCAAACGCGTCGACGTAGATGCTGACACTCCTGTGGCGAGTCGTGCGATGGGTCCAGCAACAAGAGGAAGTGCAGGTGCAAGCGCCAGTTCCAGTGCGACATCCACAACAGCGTATGGCCCAACAGCGAATATGCCCGTGATCAAGGTGGAGTATTGTCAGGAGAGCGAGGAGAACACAGACTCCCTGCCCCAGATACCAGAGGCATCCAGATCAGTAGTCATGTCCCTGGACACCCTTATCGAGACGGTTCCCATGAAGGAGCAGCCGGTGGATACTTCAGATCAGGAGGGTGGAAAAATGATCATTCAAAGTCCTTGGCACTACGACCCTGCCCCAGAACATTTCTATCAAATTAGAATGGAGGAGACAGTGGTGGAACAGCCACCAGTttcgcctccacctccaccagcACCATCGTCAGCACAAACACCGCCACCGCTATCACGGGTTCCTAACACCACCCAACGACCCAATATAAGCAAAGCCAGAAGGCGCACAGCCAACAGGAGCGTACGCCAAAGGTCTGCACCCACAGGTTCTATCAGCTCGCCCTCAACCCGCACATGAAGCCCAACAAGAACGGAAAGGCCGACCTGCGGGTAGGCAGCACGCCAAGCCAATCGCATCTCCGCCCATATGCAGTAGCCGAGTCCCAAAAGGCGGCTACTGCAAAAAGCAGCAGGCCTGGATGGATGCTGGATGATGGTGGGGCCTCTCTCACTCCCAGTCCGCCACGCCATCTCCCACATagtattatatatttatatgtatatgtatgttaaaTGTATTGTATGTTTGTGTAAGTATTTATACATGTATGTCTGAATGTACTCAATTTATTGCCAATCGATTAGCCAAATGAAGAAAAAGTAAGCCAGGTTCGTGGATTGAAGGATGTTTTCGGTACGAAAGCTGAAGGAGGGGATCATGTCATGGTTAATGGTCCCATGCCCATCCATTGATACAGCAGCAGTGCTCCCCCTCCAAATCCAATTAAATTGTTGAAGCAGCTCCAAAATGCCCGATTACATTGAATATTCGAATAGCTGGCTAAATAGAAACCTGTACATATATACCATGTAGATTGAGATTTGACAAATAACTTCATATTGAAGAATAAACGTATAAATTATTGGAAAACACACGCCCACTGTACGACATTACCTTGCTCCGTAGGTGTTTGCATCCGATCTTCTCATATCACTCAGGCACTCAGACAAAGCACCATCGGATTCCATAACTGAATGGGCTCCACAGTCTATTGTATTTGGGGATGACTTGACTGTATATAACCCTTATATCGATACAGTTGGCCCCCTATTCGCCTATTCACAGAAGAAGAGAGACTACTGGTTTACTTCATTAAGAGCAGTCGACTCTAAGCCTCGACTTCAGTCTTATTCTTAAATGATAATTCAACAATTAATGCACAAttagatacacagatacattgGTGCGTATAGCACCGAAGTGTAAAACATCAACACATCAACGCATGGGTCAGTGGGGGGTAGTGGCAGTAGTGTAGTGGCTGGTCATTGGGCAAATGGCTAAAACTATGAATAATATGTACTATATCTATATGTAGGTGACGGGCTCTATGCCGAGCAGCGAGAGGGCCACATTGAGCACCTGACGCACCGCCATGATCAGGTAGACGCGAGCATAGAGGACTGGCATCAGCTGGTCTCGCATCTGAACGAGAATCTTCTTCTGGCGGTAGTAGCGGCTGAAGATTGCGGCCAGGCTACTGATGTAGCGCACCAACAGGTGCACGTCACACTGACCCTGCTGCAGCAGATTCAGCGTGGACTCGACCACCTCTGGgaagggcagtaggtagccgTAGATCAGTTTCCAGTCGAGCTGCAGGAAAACAACCGAAAAACAACGTTACGTTTTAGTTACGGTCTCCCGTTGGAGATTCAACTCAACTCACATCGTCCTCCAAGAGGCTGAGATCGATGTCGtccagcggcggcagtggctggTAGACACCTGCCTCCACCTGGGCATTGAAGGTGCGCAGCAGCGTCTCCAGGCGGGCCGAATTGTATAGAATGTACGATGCCCCCTTGGAGCCGCCCGATCCATTGCGCACCACACTGGCCGCCGAGGCGTGGCGCACCTCAAACAGATCCACAATCACGGCAGCAGCGCCCAGGCGCTGAATAAGGCTATCGAAGTCGCCGTGCGAGCTACTCATGCGGACGCCATTGCGATGCATGGCCATAAGTATCATGTCCTTGGAGCGCAATCTGTCCGTGGAATAGAAAGAGATAGAAAGTAATGCATGGCATGGAGGGTGTAAGCGAGTAAGACTCACGCAACGTAGCTGTCTCTGTTCATTGTGGTGGCTGTCTTTCCGACGGGCTCCAGTACGGGTCCACAGACCAGACAAACGTGGTCTGTCGGCTGGTTTGGGCAACGTTGAGCCTCTACGGTCACGCGGAGAGTGTCAGCAGACTGCTGATCTGGATCCACCAGGCGCCAGGCGGAGTAAGCCATTAGGCGGCGCGTAATCACGCGGAGCTGACTGAGACGATAGTGACTGAGCTTCTCGGTGCCATCGTCGAGAGTCGAGTTCGGGCTCTGACTAAGGCACAGGGTTGGGGCTTTGTCCGACTTCGAGATGTGACCATACCGATCCCCCTGCTGGAGCACTACGTTCAGAACGTAAGCAATAACCGGACGACGGTGAAAGCTGAACGCGCAGCGATCCTTGTAGAGGGGCGTGATCCCCTGCAGGGGAAACACCCAGTCTTTGGCCTTCTCAATTAGACCCTGCATTGCCGCCTCATTGGGCAGCACTAGGTCCATTTCCTTGTATGTGTCCTGGCGCATCTTGCGTCCCTGCTTGCGACAGTAGGCTTCCCAATACTTACTGATGTTAGCGATGCTGATGTCTCCACTGTCGGGAATGTCCTCGATGTGAAAGCGAATGAGCACGCCGCATCGCTGAAACAGTACCGGAGCAGAAGACTCCTCCTTATCCACAACAACCGTGAAGAAGTTCATCAGCTCCTGGGCTAGCTTGTTCATGGGATATTGATAGGATTCCATTGGAACGACAATCTAGCGAAATCtagaaaaattgaaatttaaatttaaataagtGCTTGACCTGCGACAAAACTATTTTTCGGAACTCTATCAGACTGTCAAGAAGAATACAATAACAAACCGCCGACTCTGTTGCGGGTTTCTGTTGTGGATTTTCATCGATTTTTGAAATTATCGATGGTTTATATAGCGGCCTATCGCAATGGGAGAATAGCTAAAATAACTAAAAATCTAAGTAAATACACTGCGTTTAAATTTTCAGAGTCCGTTTTGTGTGCCGCCATCTTGAATCGCAGCCGCATTTCTAGAACAATTGTGTGAggaaataaaactaaaaaagaaTAGTCTCCACAAAAAGCGTTGAGACACGCACACGCATCACAGTTCAAAAATCAGAAAGCGGCTTTTGTCAGGCTCAAGACAGCGACTCCTTTAAGCCTTTGCTGTAAGTGTGTGGTTGGAGCAGACTCTTTTGATTGAAATGTCGTTTAagattgctgttgctgatttGCAGGATCAACCTGGAGGATGTGAACTCGGACTTGGCCTTTTTTCTCAGCAAGAACGATGAGCCCGGCCACCGCTCCAATTACAACCATTACGGGTTGCCGCAGCCCATCTGGATTGTGGACAAGATTCGCTTTGTCTCCAGAGAATCCAGAGCAGCACAAGTAATCATGTGCCGACTATCACGGTCTTAATAAGCTGATCTGATCATCTTTGCCAtcgttttaataattttgttcTCATCGGCGATGCTGAAGCGGGCTAGACGCGTTTCTTATGCATGCTGCTGCACCGAAGTGCTTTGGCTGCTGCGATACCCACTTATCGATGTATCGCGTCTGCAGAAGACCATCGAGCAGCAGGTACATGCAAATCGCAAACGCTCATCGCTATATGagaaaaaaagcaacagcagaggtGTTTGGATTGGAATTGCGTTTTTGTgtaaaattgcatttggcaaTTAATTGTTGCTATAATAAGCTAATGGCGAACAATATGGAGTC
The sequence above is a segment of the Drosophila pseudoobscura strain MV-25-SWS-2005 chromosome X, UCI_Dpse_MV25, whole genome shotgun sequence genome. Coding sequences within it:
- the LOC6902296 gene encoding uncharacterized protein is translated as MESRVVDLDLACLICLNEEPGHSSIYSHDLEPPHTLIADKIRCCTSLKLESLQMQRWPDKICEQCHSELGVAYRFYEKCVVIEKLFLTATNSSHSVDADELARNQQLKLYLEQHHVKLPPSLKIKRVDVDADTPVASRAMGPATRGSAGASASSSATSTTAYGPTANMPVIKVEYCQESEENTDSLPQIPEASRSVVMSLDTLIETVPMKEQPVDTSDQEGGKMIIQSPWHYDPAPEHFYQIRMEETVVEQPPQSQKAHSQQERTPKVCTHRFYQLALNPHMKPNKNGKADLRALRQSTIGFHN
- the LOC6902295 gene encoding uncharacterized protein, whose translation is MESYQYPMNKLAQELMNFFTVVVDKEESSAPVLFQRCGVLIRFHIEDIPDSGDISIANISKYWEAYCRKQGRKMRQDTYKEMDLVLPNEAAMQGLIEKAKDWVFPLQGITPLYKDRCAFSFHRRPVIAYVLNVVLQQGDRYGHISKSDKAPTLCLSQSPNSTLDDGTEKLSHYRLSQLRVITRRLMAYSAWRLVDPDQQSADTLRVTVEAQRCPNQPTDHVCLVCGPVLEPVGKTATTMNRDSYVALRSKDMILMAMHRNGVRMSSSHGDFDSLIQRLGAAAVIVDLFEVRHASAASVVRNGSGGSKGASYILYNSARLETLLRTFNAQVEAGVYQPLPPLDDIDLSLLEDDLDWKLIYGYLLPFPEVVESTLNLLQQGQCDVHLLVRYISSLAAIFSRYYRQKKILVQMRDQLMPVLYARVYLIMAVRQVLNVALSLLGIEPVTYI
- the Chsy gene encoding chondroitin sulfate synthase 1 isoform X1 — encoded protein: MLQHTMTKRKTLIIACFGIALGLCIGTVLKNYRALEIVKRCNLRPTNLKTPNEIIGLEDEDTIQNSQRNLVFVGVMTAKSFLEGRARAVYDTWGKEVPGRIAFFSSEGSYSEELPVVGLKNVDDRYPPQKKSFMMLYYMYEHYIDRFEWFIRADDDVYMEPNKLERFLRSIDSSKPQFIGQAGKGNSEEFGLLSLEFDENFCMGGPGVILSSETLRRVAPHIPTCLKNLYSTHEDVEVGRCVQKFAGIPCTWNYEMQYILRHNSSGRNAYTGKLKRKEIHNAITLHPIKQAPLMYRLHSYIQGLKAEEMRQESLLLHRDIKRMAKYLDVPDESTYMLPSVSPDSDSGKRHFQDHNILGISPELNKFVPGSTEDLLDWSFIARSLYSASSANPKQKIDSSMREGLEDVITEVMENINNYSRQRGRVIEFRELLYGYHRLDALHGQDLILDLLLIYKKYRGKKMTVPVRRHLYVQRAFTGIFVKEFDEDFYNVTLQQSLLGSILHSGMARLSSHFTMASGLLPQAEDKIVLVLPISGRLGTFERFLRIYEHICIKAEQHCDLLVVIFGAPEELGDHLQLLSDLRGRHVYQQVNWIQRSGSFSRGVALDVAARSSYIQPADIILFIDVDMVFEVATLQRVRMHTQRGRQVYLPIVFSQYDPQRRSDGATTTAGGDSPPPIDDENGYFRQFGFGICAIYKSDILDEDINGFDKDITGWGLEDVKFLEKIVRVGTRQQGFLSNTAELPLDYNEAAEQWRRLSVFRAPDPTLVHVYHDISCDIQLEAAQYNMCLGTKANSLGSTRLMEQLFYNSRDNFRFIEAFNRQKQQQQQQAR
- the Chsy gene encoding chondroitin sulfate synthase 3 isoform X2, whose product is MREGLEDVITEVMENINNYSRQRGRVIEFRELLYGYHRLDALHGQDLILDLLLIYKKYRGKKMTVPVRRHLYVQRAFTGIFVKEFDEDFYNVTLQQSLLGSILHSGMARLSSHFTMASGLLPQAEDKIVLVLPISGRLGTFERFLRIYEHICIKAEQHCDLLVVIFGAPEELGDHLQLLSDLRGRHVYQQVNWIQRSGSFSRGVALDVAARSSYIQPADIILFIDVDMVFEVATLQRVRMHTQRGRQVYLPIVFSQYDPQRRSDGATTTAGGDSPPPIDDENGYFRQFGFGICAIYKSDILDEDINGFDKDITGWGLEDVKFLEKIVRVGTRQQGFLSNTAELPLDYNEAAEQWRRLSVFRAPDPTLVHVYHDISCDIQLEAAQYNMCLGTKANSLGSTRLMEQLFYNSRDNFRFIEAFNRQKQQQQQQAR
- the LOC6902297 gene encoding uncharacterized protein; the encoded protein is MESYQYPMNKLAQELMNFFTVVVDKEESSAPVLFQRCGVLIRFHIEDIPDSGDISIANISKYWEAYCRKQGRKMRQDTYKEMDLVLPNEAAMQGLIEKAKDWVFPLQGITPLYKDRCAFSFHRRPVIAYVLNVVLQQGDRYGHISKSDKAPTLCLSQSPNSTLDDGTEKLSHYRLSQLRVITRRLMAYSAWRLVDPDQQSADTLRVTVEAQRCPNQPTDHVCLVCGPVLEPVGKTATTMNRDSYVALRSKDMILMAMHRNGVRMSSSHGDFDSLIQRLGAAAVIVDLFEVRHASAASVVRNGSGGSKGASYILYNSARLETLLRTFNAQVEAGVYQPLPPLDDIDLSLLEDDLDWKLIYGYLLPFPEVVESTLNLLQQGQCDVHLLVRYISSLAAIFSRYYRQKKILVQMRDQLMPVLYARVYLIMAVRQVLNVALSLLGIEPVTYI
- the Alp11 gene encoding alkaline phosphatase, tissue-nonspecific isozyme; this encodes MPPQTLGQLLSLLVLLGLPMAFCANVPPLLKHGREEPTPRSTGGSAVEELTASYWLKQARDQVAARLDRTQDTVTDGRRAKNIIMMLGDGLSITTLTAARILKGQRQGRSGEETKLAVEEFPYSGLCKTYCTNEQAPDSACTATAYLGGVKTSSGIVGQSATGEKVDSLSMWAHRSGKATGLVTTTRVTDASPAAAYAHVPRRSDELEIARQLVDEEPGRHFKVILGGGFGKFGLERRDGRDLVQNWQSAHPESCLARSLSELRGCVSSNGSMLGLFSDSHMAYHLAAHKEQPRLSEMTAVAIERLSEHPDGYFVFIEGGRIDHGHHETRVGYALDEMLEFDAAIEMALRLTDPKETLIVVTADHSHTLTMSGYAKRGTPILGMDDLQRDVNGIQYSTLNYAIGKWQSQGKNGQRESPGKTLSQTSFTPSYINGRKGVHSGEDVAVFAIGPQSHLFGGIMEQNLLPHLMGYAAGLDSGDTAFEVQRKVDTS